A window of the Candidatus Methylomirabilota bacterium genome harbors these coding sequences:
- a CDS encoding FAD-dependent oxidoreductase, producing the protein MAGNPIRILILGGGFGGVYTAMTLEKLLARDAKVEITLVNRNNYLVYQPMLPEVISGTIGVLDPIIPIRRLCPRVKLYTREVEEIDLRSRRVVISPGVDHKAAVLEYDHLVLALGNITRLAGMPGLQEHALPFKYLGDALVLRNHVLHALEEAAVEDDPAVRRRLLTFVVGGAGYSGVEVAAELNELVRKAARSYRNLRPDEIRVIILELGARILPELPQDLADFALKILTRRGVEIRLKVGLAGATVDSAVLDTGEHLPTRTLVSTVPAAPNPLVATLPCTNERGRIVVDEFLEVRGYPGVWAVGDNATILDPATGRPYPPTAQHALRQGKCVADNIAAAIGGGQKRRFAFVTLGAMCSLGGRNAVANIRGVKLSGFSAWLLARLAYLLKLPGTDRKVRVAMGWFVDLLLSPDIVQMKTDRPATISRQHFEPGQVVFRQGDIGDLVYAIAKGEVEVTRESPGGKPEILARLGPGQWFGEMALISHAPRNATVHSATPLDVLTLDREAFDALFTNVPALREFFEELIRERGQGPVQG; encoded by the coding sequence ATGGCGGGGAACCCGATCCGCATCCTCATTCTCGGCGGGGGTTTCGGGGGCGTATACACGGCGATGACCCTCGAGAAACTCCTGGCGCGCGACGCGAAGGTCGAGATCACCCTCGTCAACCGCAACAACTACCTCGTGTACCAGCCGATGCTGCCCGAGGTGATCTCGGGCACGATCGGCGTGCTCGATCCCATCATCCCGATCCGCCGGCTCTGCCCCCGGGTCAAGCTCTATACCCGCGAGGTCGAGGAGATTGACCTGCGCTCGCGCCGGGTGGTCATCTCGCCAGGCGTGGACCACAAGGCCGCGGTGCTCGAATACGACCACCTGGTCCTGGCGCTCGGCAACATCACGCGTCTGGCCGGGATGCCCGGTCTTCAGGAGCACGCCCTGCCGTTCAAGTACCTGGGCGACGCCCTCGTGCTGCGCAATCACGTCCTCCACGCCCTGGAGGAGGCCGCGGTCGAGGATGACCCGGCGGTGCGGCGTCGGCTGCTCACCTTCGTGGTGGGCGGCGCCGGATACTCCGGCGTGGAGGTGGCGGCCGAGCTCAACGAGCTCGTCCGAAAGGCCGCCAGGAGTTATCGAAATCTGCGGCCCGACGAGATCCGGGTGATCATCCTGGAGCTCGGGGCCCGCATCCTCCCGGAGCTGCCCCAGGATCTCGCCGACTTCGCCCTCAAGATCCTCACGCGGCGCGGCGTCGAGATCCGTCTCAAGGTGGGGCTGGCGGGAGCCACGGTGGACAGCGCCGTGCTCGACACGGGTGAGCACCTCCCGACCAGGACGCTGGTCAGCACCGTGCCGGCCGCGCCGAACCCCCTGGTGGCGACGCTTCCCTGCACCAACGAGAGGGGGCGAATCGTCGTCGACGAGTTCCTCGAGGTTCGAGGCTATCCGGGTGTCTGGGCGGTCGGCGACAACGCGACGATCCTCGATCCAGCCACCGGCAGGCCCTATCCCCCGACGGCCCAGCACGCGTTGCGACAGGGCAAGTGTGTGGCCGACAACATCGCCGCGGCAATCGGGGGAGGTCAGAAGCGTCGCTTCGCCTTTGTCACCCTGGGCGCGATGTGCAGCCTCGGCGGGCGCAACGCCGTGGCCAACATCCGTGGGGTCAAGCTCTCCGGATTCTCGGCGTGGCTCCTGGCTCGCCTCGCTTACCTCCTGAAGCTGCCCGGGACCGACAGGAAGGTGCGGGTGGCGATGGGGTGGTTTGTCGACCTCCTGCTCTCGCCCGACATCGTGCAGATGAAGACGGACCGCCCCGCCACGATCAGCCGGCAGCACTTCGAGCCGGGGCAGGTCGTCTTCAGGCAAGGGGACATCGGCGACCTGGTCTATGCCATCGCGAAGGGCGAAGTAGAGGTGACCCGCGAGAGCCCCGGGGGAAAGCCGGAGATCCTGGCCAGGCTCGGCCCCGGCCAGTGGTTCGGCGAAATGGCCCTCATCAGCCATGCTCCCCGAAATGCCACCGTGCACAGCGCCACCCCGCTCGACGTGCTGACGTTGGACCGGGAGGCCTTCGATGCCCTGTTCACGAACGTCCCGGCGCTTCGTGAGTTCTTCGAGGAGCTGATCCGGGAGCGCGGCCAGGGTCCCGTCCAAGGCTAG
- a CDS encoding secretin N-terminal domain-containing protein, whose translation MTLRFLDTPIESVVRAIAEAAGINYVLAPDVSGRVTVVTQVPIPEDQVVSLLLAALETHGFTAVRAGPIHKIIRGEGARERAVTTGRGPTPRPGIRGDEVVTHIVPLRFTAATDLASQLRPLMSTRGHIGTHSETNSLLLTDAASNVARLLAVVRILDVERALEGLEVFPLRFADAPSLAATLNRIFAKGVGAAAGLPAAPPAPRGPEGRADGPPLIVGERRANALIVHARPDELEAIRRLVAQLDADLGPRRRLLVYRAEHADAVELAATLRASYVEVDPHARFVPDAATNTLFVVTSPNVRTAIEATLRQLDRRPRQVQIEVIAAEVDLIDEQRLGIDWAAVIGSLTAVALTGPVPPVEAALGLPPLALASEGLTGLVAETDAALILLRTLAVTKVARVTARPQILAAEGKRAVLKVSDSIPVVTASPSPGLPADALLGIVTQVVEYRDAGVVLSVQPRIGQDGAIALDVRQEVNELGEREPSTGSRQIIKRELESSVVLRDTQTLVLGGLVRELRDVAERGVPLLKDVPILGRLFRTREERTSRRELLILVTPRIVHPPESSVP comes from the coding sequence GTGACGCTCCGCTTCCTCGACACACCCATCGAGTCCGTCGTGCGGGCCATCGCCGAGGCCGCCGGCATCAACTACGTCCTGGCGCCGGACGTGAGCGGCCGGGTGACGGTGGTCACGCAGGTTCCGATCCCCGAGGACCAGGTCGTCAGTCTCCTGCTCGCGGCGCTGGAGACCCACGGGTTCACCGCTGTCCGGGCGGGGCCGATCCACAAGATCATCCGCGGCGAGGGGGCCCGGGAGCGCGCCGTTACGACCGGTCGTGGCCCGACGCCCCGACCGGGCATCCGCGGGGACGAGGTCGTGACGCACATCGTCCCTCTCCGGTTCACGGCGGCGACCGACCTGGCCTCCCAGCTCAGGCCACTGATGTCGACGCGAGGTCACATCGGCACGCACAGCGAGACCAACAGTCTGCTCCTGACGGACGCGGCCTCGAACGTGGCTCGCCTGCTCGCGGTCGTCCGCATCCTCGACGTCGAGCGCGCGCTCGAGGGGCTCGAGGTGTTTCCCCTTCGCTTCGCCGATGCCCCGAGCCTCGCTGCGACGCTCAATCGAATCTTCGCCAAGGGGGTTGGCGCGGCTGCCGGTCTCCCGGCGGCGCCGCCCGCGCCCCGCGGTCCCGAGGGCCGGGCTGATGGCCCTCCCCTGATCGTCGGGGAACGACGGGCGAATGCGCTGATCGTGCACGCGCGACCGGACGAGCTGGAGGCCATCCGCCGGCTCGTCGCGCAACTCGATGCCGACCTCGGCCCGAGACGGCGGCTCCTGGTCTACCGGGCCGAGCACGCCGACGCGGTCGAGCTCGCCGCCACACTCCGGGCGTCGTACGTGGAGGTCGACCCGCACGCGCGGTTCGTGCCCGACGCTGCGACCAACACACTCTTCGTCGTGACCTCGCCCAACGTCCGCACCGCCATCGAGGCGACGCTGCGGCAGCTCGATCGGCGACCGCGGCAGGTGCAGATCGAGGTGATCGCGGCCGAAGTCGATCTGATCGACGAGCAGCGGCTGGGCATCGACTGGGCGGCCGTGATCGGCTCGCTCACGGCGGTTGCCCTCACCGGTCCCGTGCCGCCGGTCGAGGCGGCTCTGGGGCTCCCGCCCCTCGCCCTGGCGAGCGAGGGGCTGACCGGCCTGGTCGCCGAGACCGATGCGGCGCTCATCCTGCTCCGCACGTTGGCGGTCACGAAGGTCGCCCGGGTGACCGCGAGACCCCAGATCCTGGCCGCCGAAGGCAAGCGGGCCGTGCTGAAGGTCTCGGACTCGATCCCGGTCGTCACGGCCTCGCCGTCCCCGGGGCTGCCCGCCGACGCGCTGTTGGGTATCGTCACTCAGGTCGTGGAGTACCGGGATGCCGGCGTCGTGCTCAGCGTGCAGCCGAGGATCGGCCAAGACGGGGCGATCGCGCTAGACGTCCGCCAGGAAGTCAACGAGCTCGGTGAGCGGGAGCCGTCCACCGGCTCGCGCCAGATCATCAAGCGGGAGCTCGAGAGCTCGGTCGTGCTCCGCGATACTCAGACCCTCGTGCTGGGCGGTCTGGTGCGGGAGCTGAGAGACGTCGCGGAGCGCGGGGTTCCACTCCTCAAGGACGTGCCGATCTTGGGCCGGCTGTTCCGGACCAGGGAGGAGCGGACCTCACGCCGGGAGCTGCTGATCCTGGTCACGCCGCGCATCGTCCATCCGCCGGAATCCTCAGTGCCGTAG
- a CDS encoding ShlB/FhaC/HecB family hemolysin secretion/activation protein, whose protein sequence is MSRDRLFVREIRVVGSTVFTAEDLSKVVAPYEGRELAVEDFEEARLALTRLYVDRGYVNSGAILPDQTVSDGVVTIQIIEGELSRIEVTDNRWFRESHLRRRVEPGARTPLNVNELRHQLQLLQQDPRIKRIDSELKPGLRLGESVLALRVEEVRPYRLLLDVNNYHNPAVGEIGGSITLQHQNLTGHGDVLSLGYGRTEGVNPQLDFRYSIPLTARDTTFGFQYRKNDFVIVTETFQDLDITSESEIFGFTLRHPVYRTIRQEFGLELTGERLSNTTFVLGERFSLFPGAEDGEMIVTALRISADWLYRTRKFVLAARSRFSLGVDALGATIHNSSQGPDGRYFAWLGQFQWVQRLPFWDSQLIFRADIQRADDALLALEQAAVGGRYSVRGYREVTALRDSTVIASLESRVPLISQRRWADYIEIAPFVDFADATNVKSANGDDDIRLASIGMGLRWAVTTPGPGPFRLRPQFEVYWGYRLLERDRQGSELQDHGVHLQLTVAAF, encoded by the coding sequence TTGTCTCGCGACCGCCTGTTCGTCCGAGAGATCCGCGTCGTCGGCAGCACGGTCTTCACCGCCGAGGATCTGTCGAAGGTCGTGGCGCCATACGAAGGTCGAGAGCTGGCGGTCGAGGATTTCGAAGAGGCGCGGCTCGCGCTCACCCGACTCTACGTCGATCGGGGCTACGTGAATTCGGGGGCCATCCTTCCGGACCAGACCGTCAGCGACGGCGTGGTGACCATACAGATCATCGAGGGCGAGCTGAGTCGGATCGAAGTGACGGACAACCGTTGGTTTCGCGAGTCGCATCTCCGCCGTCGCGTCGAGCCCGGAGCCCGAACGCCCCTGAACGTGAACGAGCTTCGGCATCAGCTGCAGCTTCTCCAGCAGGATCCCCGGATCAAACGCATCGACTCGGAGCTGAAACCGGGGTTGCGCCTGGGGGAGAGCGTGCTGGCGCTGCGGGTCGAGGAAGTCCGGCCCTACCGGCTACTGCTCGATGTCAACAATTATCACAACCCGGCGGTGGGAGAGATAGGCGGTTCGATCACCCTCCAGCACCAGAACCTCACCGGCCACGGCGATGTTCTGAGCCTGGGGTACGGGCGGACGGAAGGCGTCAATCCCCAACTCGATTTCCGATATTCGATTCCGCTGACGGCCCGTGATACGACGTTCGGATTTCAGTATCGAAAGAACGACTTCGTGATCGTGACGGAGACCTTCCAGGACCTGGATATCACGAGCGAATCCGAGATCTTCGGTTTCACGCTCAGGCATCCGGTGTATCGAACGATCCGGCAAGAATTCGGCCTCGAGCTGACGGGCGAGCGACTCTCCAACACCACCTTCGTCCTGGGGGAACGTTTTTCGCTCTTTCCAGGCGCCGAGGACGGCGAGATGATCGTCACGGCGCTGCGGATCAGCGCGGACTGGCTCTACCGCACCCGGAAGTTCGTCCTGGCCGCGCGGTCCCGGTTCTCCTTGGGCGTGGACGCGCTCGGTGCCACGATTCACAACAGCTCGCAGGGCCCCGACGGGCGTTACTTCGCGTGGTTGGGGCAGTTTCAGTGGGTGCAGCGACTGCCGTTCTGGGATAGCCAGCTCATCTTCCGCGCCGACATTCAGCGGGCCGACGATGCTCTGTTGGCGCTCGAGCAGGCCGCCGTGGGAGGCCGCTACAGCGTACGCGGGTACCGAGAGGTTACGGCCTTGCGAGACAGCACGGTGATCGCGTCACTCGAGTCGCGGGTGCCACTGATCAGCCAGCGCCGCTGGGCCGATTACATCGAGATCGCCCCGTTCGTCGACTTCGCCGACGCCACGAATGTGAAGTCGGCCAACGGCGACGACGACATCCGGTTGGCCAGCATCGGTATGGGGCTGCGGTGGGCGGTCACGACGCCCGGCCCGGGACCGTTTCGGCTGAGACCCCAGTTCGAGGTCTACTGGGGCTATCGGCTTCTCGAACGCGACAGGCAGGGCTCCGAGCTCCAGGATCACGGCGTCCATCTGCAGCTGACCGTCGCCGCGTTCTAG